In the Lepisosteus oculatus isolate fLepOcu1 chromosome 6, fLepOcu1.hap2, whole genome shotgun sequence genome, one interval contains:
- the sdr16c5b gene encoding epidermal retinol dehydrogenase 2 isoform X2, translating to MNFLLETLQVLFLSIYYLLEAFVMLFIPVRRKNVAGEIVLITGAGSGIGRLMAIEFAKLGAALVLWDISKEGNKETARLAKEKGASRVHSYLCDCSNTAEVYRVADQVKREVGDVSILINNAGIVTGKKFIESPDNLIVKTMEVNTMAHFWTYKAFLPAMIASNHGHLVSIASSAGMIGVNGLADYCASKFAAVGFAESVALELEAKKKNGIKTTIVCPYFINTGMFDGCSTKWPNLLPILNPDYAARKIVDGILKDQVYILLPRTLYLLMGLKNCIHWKFGVLLGRYVGVFESPNHCESHTKHH from the exons ATGAATTTCCTACTGGAGACGCTGCAAGTGCTATTCCTGTCAATATATTACCTCCTGGAGGCATTTGTGATGCTGTTCATCCCTGTTCGGAGGAAAAATGTGGCCGGAGAGATAGTGCTGATCACGGGCGCTGGCAGTGGCATTGGTAGGCTGATGGCAATAGAGTTTGCGAAACTGGGCGCCGCGCTTGTTCTGTGGGACATCAGTAAAGAAGGGAACAAGGAGACGGCCAGATTAGCCAAAGAGAAAGGAGCCTCCAGAGTACATTCCTACCTGTGTGACTGCAGCAATACCGCTGAAGTCTATAGAGTTGCTGATCAG GTCAAAAGAGAAGTTGGTGATGTTAGTATTCTAATAAACAATGCTGGAATTGTGACTGGAAAAAAATTCATTGAGTCACCAGATAACCTTATAGTAAAAACCATGGAAGTGAATACAATGGCTCACTTCTGG ACTTATAAAGCATTTCTGCCTGCAATGATTGCAAGCAACCATGGACATCTTGTCAGCATTGCTAGTTCTGCTGGGATGATTGGTGTAAATGGGCTGGCAG ATTATTGTGCCAGTAAATTTGCTGCTGTTGGCTTTGCTGAGTCTGTGGCTTTGGAGCTGGAGGCAAAAAAGAAGAATGGAATTAAAACCACAATTGTTTGCCCCTATTTCATAAATACTGGAATGTTCGATGGCTGCAGTACCAA atGGCCCAACTTGCTTCCTATCTTGAATCCCGATTATGCGGCAAGAAAAATTGTGGATGGAATACTGAAAGATCAAGTCTATATTCTATTACCGAGGACCCTGTACCTCTTAATGGGCTTGAAAAA CTGCATTCACTGGAAGTTTGGAGTTCTCCTGGGAAGATATGTTGGTGTTTTTGAAAGCCCAAATCATTGTGAAAGTCATACCAAGCATCATTGA
- the sdr16c5b gene encoding epidermal retinol dehydrogenase 2 isoform X1 has protein sequence MNFLLETLQVLFLSIYYLLEAFVMLFIPVRRKNVAGEIVLITGAGSGIGRLMAIEFAKLGAALVLWDISKEGNKETARLAKEKGASRVHSYLCDCSNTAEVYRVADQVKREVGDVSILINNAGIVTGKKFIESPDNLIVKTMEVNTMAHFWTYKAFLPAMIASNHGHLVSIASSAGMIGVNGLADYCASKFAAVGFAESVALELEAKKKNGIKTTIVCPYFINTGMFDGCSTKWPNLLPILNPDYAARKIVDGILKDQVYILLPRTLYLLMGLKNIIPVKLGLLLGEYLGAFNFMDHFKGRTKKD, from the exons ATGAATTTCCTACTGGAGACGCTGCAAGTGCTATTCCTGTCAATATATTACCTCCTGGAGGCATTTGTGATGCTGTTCATCCCTGTTCGGAGGAAAAATGTGGCCGGAGAGATAGTGCTGATCACGGGCGCTGGCAGTGGCATTGGTAGGCTGATGGCAATAGAGTTTGCGAAACTGGGCGCCGCGCTTGTTCTGTGGGACATCAGTAAAGAAGGGAACAAGGAGACGGCCAGATTAGCCAAAGAGAAAGGAGCCTCCAGAGTACATTCCTACCTGTGTGACTGCAGCAATACCGCTGAAGTCTATAGAGTTGCTGATCAG GTCAAAAGAGAAGTTGGTGATGTTAGTATTCTAATAAACAATGCTGGAATTGTGACTGGAAAAAAATTCATTGAGTCACCAGATAACCTTATAGTAAAAACCATGGAAGTGAATACAATGGCTCACTTCTGG ACTTATAAAGCATTTCTGCCTGCAATGATTGCAAGCAACCATGGACATCTTGTCAGCATTGCTAGTTCTGCTGGGATGATTGGTGTAAATGGGCTGGCAG ATTATTGTGCCAGTAAATTTGCTGCTGTTGGCTTTGCTGAGTCTGTGGCTTTGGAGCTGGAGGCAAAAAAGAAGAATGGAATTAAAACCACAATTGTTTGCCCCTATTTCATAAATACTGGAATGTTCGATGGCTGCAGTACCAA atGGCCCAACTTGCTTCCTATCTTGAATCCCGATTATGCGGCAAGAAAAATTGTGGATGGAATACTGAAAGATCAAGTCTATATTCTATTACCGAGGACCCTGTACCTCTTAATGGGCTTGAAAAA
- the penkb gene encoding proenkephalin b produces the protein MALTVKCSCWMLVLSVCLILSVKAECGKDCAYCAYHLQEHQAEINAVTCTLECEGRLAPTKFWDLCRDVLAGKKADASTEAERVALETDDQENDDHQLAKKYGGFMKRYGGFMKKTAELYNLEPEDESRSREILAKRYGGFMKKDAESGVDTVGLLKEILNGAGRETESHGDRDGETMKRYGGFMRSVRRSQDLEDGIKELQKRYGGFMRRVGRPEWKEDQKRYGGFLKRSREEDGESNSEDVPDMEKRYGGFMGY, from the exons ATGGCGTTAACAGTAAAATGCTCCTGTTGGATGCTGGTTCTGAGTGTCTGTCTCATCCTGTCGGTAAAAGCTGAATGTGGCAAAGATTGTGCGTATTGCGCATACCACCTTCAAGAACACCAGGCAGAAATAAACGCTGTT ACCTGTACATTAGAATGCGAAGGGAGGCTGGCCCCTACCAAGTTCTGGGACCTGTGCCGAGACGTTCTGGCGGGGAAGAAGGCCGACGCGTCGACGGAGGCCGAACGCGTCGCCCTCGAGACTGACGACCAGGAGAACGACGACCACCAGCTGGCGAAGAAGTACGGCGGCTTCATGAAGCGCTACGGCGGCTTCATGAAGAAAACGGCCGAACTCTACAACCTGGAACCGGAGGACGAGAGTCGCAGCCGAGAAATTCTAGCCAAGAGGTACGGCGGATTTATGAAGAAAGACGCGGAGAGCGGAGTGGACACCGTCGGCCTTTTAAAGGAGATCTTGAACGGCGCTGGCAGAGAGACGGAGAGTCATGGAGACCGTGATGGCGAGACCATGAAAAGGTATGGAGGATTTATGAGAAGTGTCAGAAGAAGCCAGGACCTAGAAGATGGGATAAAAGAATTACAGAAAAGATATGGTGGCTTCATGAGAAGGGTCGGCAGACCTGAATGGAAAGAAGACCAAAAAAGGTATGGAGGATTTCTCAAAAGATCCAGGGAGGAAGATGGTGAATCTAACTCTGAAGATGTGCCAGATATGGAAAAGAGATATGGAGGATTTATGGGCTATTAG